In Candidatus Falkowbacteria bacterium, a genomic segment contains:
- the eno gene encoding phosphopyruvate hydratase: MNISAITAREILDSRGNPTIEATVRLVDGSEGIASVPSGASTGTYEALELRDARSDRYNGKGVLRAIKNIETTISDALVGFNVQDQAGLDAVMLKLDGTDNKSKLGANAILAVSLASARAAAVSEKVPLYTHLRKFFPEAGNEYILPIPLMNIMNGGAHANWTTDIQEYMVMPQSETMAERVRMGEEIYQSLKTIIEKAGYSDAIGDEGGFAPEVKDNEEPFALILEAIEAAGYEAGKDVYLAIDAAASEWYRNGQYHLKKQGNMDSLRLVEWYQSLIKKYPLTSLEDPFGEDDWSSFRDFTAKVDNKIQVVGDDLYVTNVNRIERGIQEKATTAVLIKPNQIGTLSETIAAIKLAHNNGQKTIISHRSGETMDDFIADLAVAANSGQIKAGAPARGERVAKYNRLMEIEKELG; encoded by the coding sequence ATGAACATTTCTGCAATTACAGCTCGTGAGATTTTGGATAGTCGAGGAAATCCAACCATTGAAGCCACAGTTCGCTTGGTTGATGGAAGTGAAGGAATTGCCTCTGTCCCTTCAGGAGCCTCCACGGGTACTTATGAAGCCTTGGAATTACGAGATGCTCGCTCGGATCGATATAATGGTAAGGGTGTTCTGCGGGCTATAAAAAACATTGAAACAACAATTTCTGATGCCTTAGTTGGCTTTAATGTGCAAGATCAAGCTGGCCTTGATGCTGTGATGTTAAAACTTGATGGTACTGATAATAAAAGTAAATTAGGTGCCAACGCTATTTTAGCTGTTTCTTTGGCTTCAGCTCGGGCAGCAGCTGTGTCTGAAAAAGTTCCTTTATACACACATTTAAGAAAATTTTTTCCAGAGGCAGGAAATGAATACATATTACCAATTCCTTTAATGAATATAATGAATGGTGGGGCTCATGCAAATTGGACAACTGATATACAGGAATACATGGTTATGCCTCAGTCGGAAACAATGGCTGAGAGAGTCAGAATGGGAGAAGAAATATATCAATCTTTAAAAACAATTATAGAAAAAGCCGGATATAGTGATGCCATTGGTGATGAAGGTGGCTTTGCTCCTGAAGTTAAAGACAACGAAGAGCCTTTTGCATTAATTCTTGAAGCTATAGAAGCAGCTGGGTATGAAGCTGGTAAAGATGTTTATTTGGCTATTGATGCGGCGGCCTCTGAATGGTATCGCAATGGACAATATCATTTAAAGAAACAGGGGAATATGGATAGTCTTCGACTGGTCGAGTGGTACCAGAGTTTAATAAAAAAATATCCACTTACTTCTTTAGAAGATCCATTTGGTGAAGATGACTGGAGCTCGTTTCGTGATTTTACTGCTAAGGTTGATAACAAAATTCAAGTTGTGGGAGATGATTTATATGTTACTAATGTTAATCGTATTGAGAGAGGGATCCAGGAAAAAGCTACAACAGCTGTTTTGATTAAACCCAATCAGATTGGAACGTTATCGGAAACAATTGCGGCAATTAAATTAGCTCATAATAATGGTCAAAAAACAATTATTTCTCATCGTAGCGGTGAAACAATGGATGATTTTATCGCTGATTTGGCTGTGGCAGCAAATTCTGGACAAATTAAGGCTGGCGCACCAGCCCGAGGTGAGCGAGTAGCAAAGTATAATCGGTTGATGGAAATTGAGAAGGAGCTTGGATAA
- a CDS encoding FAD-binding oxidoreductase, which translates to MKNNSPWIAQLRLERSTRQFSGNIKTNSLVIGGGIAGITTAFYILQKTSQSVILLEADIIAHGATGHNAGQVTSYFERHFVELVEDFGLEMAAAGQAAIEGAWELLDEIISITNISVPLYKFTGYAGFSTLEQLIFRLEEEKLREQSGLPVHTFFVANDPLLILRIPEEFSHLYVVVSEQRIMDLLETGDTSYIAVKCSTKGCLNSALFCEQLVEWMEKYYSNRFTVYEHSPVRCLRLQANQVIAENDQGEIVANEAILCTNGFENISLINELGVDINGRFHETVSGTIGYMAGYVSPEDKSPIAISYFEKEHNSRLDPYMYLTRRPSEQRTTSTHNLTCIGGPESELDDKLSYNRHEHVYPEEAQKSISSFLQKNHRLDNDNLEYNFLWHGLMGYTSNGVRLIGQEPCNKNLYYNLGCNGIGILPSIYGAWRIAELLNGTQLRPSMFDVLDKRCEVIPNDGGNN; encoded by the coding sequence ATGAAAAATAACTCTCCTTGGATTGCTCAATTGAGGTTAGAACGTTCAACTCGACAATTTTCTGGAAACATAAAAACTAATTCACTCGTGATTGGTGGCGGGATTGCTGGTATTACCACGGCTTTTTATATTCTTCAAAAGACCTCACAGTCGGTTATCTTGTTAGAGGCGGATATAATTGCTCATGGAGCAACTGGACATAATGCCGGTCAAGTAACAAGTTATTTTGAACGTCACTTTGTTGAGTTGGTGGAAGATTTTGGCTTGGAGATGGCCGCAGCTGGTCAAGCAGCTATTGAGGGGGCCTGGGAACTTTTAGATGAAATAATTTCTATTACAAATATTTCTGTGCCTCTATATAAATTTACCGGTTACGCTGGGTTTTCAACGTTAGAACAATTAATATTTCGCTTGGAAGAAGAGAAACTTCGAGAACAATCTGGTTTGCCGGTTCATACTTTTTTTGTAGCTAATGATCCTTTGTTGATTCTACGTATTCCGGAAGAATTTAGTCATTTATATGTAGTTGTTTCAGAGCAGAGGATTATGGACTTACTTGAAACAGGGGATACTTCATATATAGCTGTGAAATGTAGCACTAAAGGATGTCTTAACAGTGCCTTATTTTGTGAACAGCTAGTTGAGTGGATGGAAAAGTATTACTCTAACCGCTTCACAGTATATGAACACAGCCCTGTTCGTTGCCTCCGCTTGCAGGCAAATCAGGTTATTGCTGAAAATGATCAAGGGGAGATAGTTGCTAATGAGGCAATATTATGTACAAACGGATTTGAAAATATATCATTAATTAATGAGTTGGGAGTTGATATAAATGGTCGTTTTCATGAAACAGTTTCTGGAACAATTGGTTATATGGCTGGTTATGTTAGCCCTGAAGATAAATCTCCAATAGCTATAAGTTATTTTGAGAAAGAGCATAATTCTCGACTTGATCCATATATGTATTTAACACGTCGACCTAGTGAACAGAGAACAACTTCAACTCATAATTTAACTTGTATTGGTGGGCCTGAAAGTGAGCTTGATGATAAGTTAAGCTATAATCGACATGAGCACGTCTATCCAGAAGAAGCTCAAAAAAGTATTTCTTCTTTTTTACAAAAGAATCATCGGCTTGATAACGACAATCTAGAATATAATTTTTTATGGCATGGTTTGATGGGATATACGAGTAATGGAGTTCGCTTGATTGGCCAAGAACCTTGTAATAAAAATTTATATTATAATTTAGGTTGTAACGGAATAGGCATCTTGCCATCAATCTATGGGGCATGGAGAATCGCTGAGCTTTTAAATGGGACTCAGTTGCGTCCTTCAATGTTTGATGTTTTGGATAAGCGGTGTGAGGTTATCCCTAATGATGGAGGTAATAATTAA
- a CDS encoding ABC transporter ATP-binding protein, which translates to MKLTLQYLKKHKQKLALILGLATINQVFSLLDPQIFRMLIDNYINKVNELSPDVFIRGVGYLLLGSISVALISRIAKNFQDYYVNYVTQNIGTALYARAISHSLQLPYFVFEDQKSGEILQKIQKARLDNQAIITSGVNVVFVSLIGLLFVLVYSATVHWLIFVSYFMLLPTLGSLTFFISKKIKQAQQAIVKKMSSLAGSTTETLRNVELVKSLGLEKQETDRLNQVNNEILNLELTKIKLVRKLSFIQGTMINLCRSALMMLMLWLIFKQEITLGQFFSLLFYSFAIFNPLSELSTVATQYQEAKASNEILDGILNMKPEESINRVNVIDKISSLHFKDVTFSYSEENQPTLKNISLAIHPGETIAFAGPSGSGKTSLIKLLLGLYQPTSGSIEINNLDLQTITADSFKQKISYVSQDTQLFAGTIRANLLFVNPKATDEECLEALKHAAALSLLERSGEGLETKIGEGGLKISGGEKQRLAIARALLRKPDVIIFDEATSSLDSITEKAITETIKNITVVKPELITILIAHRLSTIMDANHIYVLEKGRITEQGTHDTLLTKPGLYSALWRQQNGEEI; encoded by the coding sequence ATGAAATTAACTCTACAATATCTCAAAAAACATAAGCAAAAATTAGCGCTTATCCTTGGCCTGGCAACAATTAACCAGGTTTTTTCACTTCTTGATCCTCAGATCTTTAGAATGCTGATTGATAATTATATTAATAAGGTGAATGAACTTTCACCTGATGTTTTTATTCGCGGAGTGGGCTACTTGCTTCTTGGATCAATCTCAGTGGCACTTATTTCTCGTATTGCTAAAAACTTTCAGGATTACTATGTAAATTACGTTACTCAAAATATTGGCACAGCCTTATACGCTCGGGCAATTAGTCACTCATTACAGTTGCCATATTTTGTTTTTGAAGATCAAAAATCGGGGGAAATTTTACAAAAAATTCAAAAAGCTCGACTTGATAACCAAGCCATTATCACCAGTGGCGTCAATGTAGTATTTGTTTCATTAATTGGACTCTTATTTGTTTTAGTTTATTCGGCCACTGTTCACTGGCTAATTTTTGTTAGTTATTTCATGCTTTTGCCAACACTTGGAAGTTTAACATTTTTTATTAGCAAAAAAATTAAACAGGCACAGCAAGCGATTGTTAAAAAAATGAGCTCACTTGCTGGCTCAACCACCGAAACCCTTCGTAACGTTGAGTTGGTAAAAAGTCTTGGTCTAGAAAAACAAGAAACAGATCGCTTAAACCAAGTTAATAACGAAATTCTTAATTTAGAATTAACAAAAATAAAACTTGTACGAAAATTAAGTTTTATTCAAGGGACAATGATAAATCTTTGTCGCTCGGCCTTAATGATGTTAATGCTTTGGTTAATTTTTAAACAAGAAATTACCCTTGGACAATTTTTTAGTCTATTATTCTACTCCTTTGCTATTTTTAATCCTCTTAGTGAATTAAGCACTGTTGCAACTCAATATCAAGAAGCCAAAGCATCAAACGAAATATTGGATGGAATTTTAAATATGAAACCAGAAGAGTCTATAAATAGAGTCAATGTCATTGATAAAATTTCTTCATTACATTTTAAAGATGTTACTTTTTCCTATAGCGAAGAAAATCAACCAACCCTAAAAAATATTTCACTTGCTATCCATCCAGGAGAGACCATCGCCTTTGCCGGCCCCTCTGGTTCTGGAAAAACTAGCCTTATTAAATTATTGTTAGGTCTCTATCAACCAACCAGTGGCTCTATAGAAATCAATAACTTGGATTTACAAACAATTACCGCCGATAGCTTTAAACAAAAAATAAGTTATGTTTCTCAAGATACACAGCTATTTGCTGGAACTATCAGGGCAAACTTATTATTCGTAAATCCAAAAGCGACTGATGAGGAATGTCTTGAAGCCCTCAAGCATGCAGCAGCCTTAAGTTTATTAGAACGAAGTGGCGAAGGCTTAGAAACAAAAATTGGTGAAGGGGGCTTAAAAATTTCTGGTGGCGAAAAACAACGCCTTGCTATTGCTCGAGCTCTTTTGCGTAAACCAGATGTAATTATTTTTGATGAAGCAACTTCTAGCCTTGATAGTATTACTGAAAAAGCCATTACAGAAACTATAAAAAATATTACTGTCGTCAAACCAGAATTAATTACTATTCTAATTGCTCATCGTCTTTCAACAATTATGGATGCCAACCATATCTACGTTTTGGAAAAAGGACGTATCACCGAGCAAGGAACCCATGATACCCTCTTAACCAAGCCAGGCTTATATTCTGCTTTGTGGCGACAGCAGAACGGAGAAGAAATATAG
- the gyrB gene encoding DNA topoisomerase (ATP-hydrolyzing) subunit B: MTKSVPPSKSNYSADSITVLEGLDPVRKRPGMYIGSTSSAGLHHLVWEVIDNSIDEAMAGFATEITTILLADGMVSVADNGRGIPVDLHKGTKVSALETVLTKLHAGGKFGGGGYKVSGGLHGVGVSVVNALSSYLRAEIHRDGKIWTQEYKQGIPQKKVAATGTSKRTGTTIIFKADATIFEDLEYNWGKILDRLRQQAYLTKAITLHLIDQRNNHTPKHFTFYFEGGIKTYVKSLHRNSTVKNETIFYIEKDINDSKVEIALQYNDGFNENVLAFANNIINPGGGTHLVGFRTALTRTLNTYARGHNILKEKEENLTGDDVREGLTGIISVKLADPQFEGQTKDKLGNAEMKTYVEQVMGDAFTTFLEEHPREAEAIVAKCVLSAQARIAARTARATILRKGALEGMTLPGKLADCSSRKPEESELYIVEGDSAGGSAKQGRDRGFQAILPLRGKILNVERARLDKMLANNEIKNLVIALGTNIDDQFDITKLRYHRIIIMTDADVDGAHIRTLLLTLFFRHFNELVRDGYLYIAQPPLYQVKKGTTIKYAFSDKEKLAIIKELGGADVEIIENPEEGSDATDTEEEAEVKKVKGATRINIQRYKGLGEMNPSQLWETTMDPQTRLMKQVTVDDAAAASETFEMLMGGDVAPRKHFIQTHAQKVENLDI; this comes from the coding sequence ATGACAAAATCTGTACCACCATCAAAATCAAATTACAGCGCTGATTCAATTACCGTCCTAGAAGGACTAGACCCAGTTCGAAAGCGACCGGGTATGTATATTGGTTCAACCTCATCGGCTGGACTACATCACCTTGTCTGGGAAGTGATCGATAACTCAATTGACGAAGCCATGGCGGGCTTTGCCACTGAAATCACCACAATCTTACTGGCTGATGGTATGGTCTCGGTAGCTGATAACGGTCGCGGTATTCCAGTAGATCTTCATAAAGGTACAAAAGTTTCCGCTCTAGAAACAGTCTTAACAAAACTACATGCTGGTGGAAAATTTGGCGGTGGTGGATATAAAGTTTCTGGTGGCTTACACGGAGTTGGTGTCAGCGTCGTCAATGCTTTAAGCTCATATTTACGAGCTGAGATTCATCGTGATGGAAAAATCTGGACCCAAGAATATAAACAAGGAATTCCTCAAAAAAAGGTCGCGGCCACGGGAACAAGTAAACGGACTGGAACAACTATTATTTTTAAAGCAGACGCCACAATTTTTGAAGATCTAGAATATAACTGGGGAAAAATTCTCGACAGACTTCGTCAACAAGCATATTTAACCAAAGCCATTACCCTTCATTTAATTGATCAACGAAACAATCATACACCAAAACATTTTACATTCTATTTTGAAGGCGGTATAAAAACCTATGTTAAATCTCTGCACCGAAATAGCACGGTAAAAAATGAAACGATTTTCTATATTGAGAAAGATATTAATGACTCAAAGGTTGAAATTGCTCTTCAGTATAATGATGGCTTTAATGAAAATGTCTTAGCCTTTGCTAATAACATTATTAACCCCGGAGGCGGAACACACTTAGTCGGCTTTCGAACCGCTTTGACTCGAACTTTAAACACTTATGCTCGCGGTCATAATATTCTAAAAGAAAAAGAAGAAAACCTAACTGGTGATGATGTTCGCGAAGGCTTAACAGGAATTATTAGTGTCAAACTTGCTGACCCTCAATTTGAAGGTCAAACCAAAGACAAACTTGGTAATGCCGAAATGAAAACCTATGTTGAGCAAGTTATGGGTGATGCTTTTACAACCTTCCTTGAGGAACATCCTCGAGAAGCTGAGGCCATTGTGGCTAAATGTGTCTTATCAGCTCAAGCTCGTATTGCTGCCAGAACTGCCCGCGCTACAATTTTACGCAAAGGCGCTTTGGAAGGCATGACCTTGCCAGGAAAATTAGCAGATTGTTCAAGTCGCAAACCAGAAGAATCCGAATTATATATTGTTGAGGGAGATTCAGCTGGTGGTTCTGCTAAGCAAGGCAGAGACCGTGGTTTTCAAGCAATCTTGCCACTTCGTGGAAAAATTCTTAACGTTGAACGAGCTCGTCTTGATAAAATGCTTGCCAATAACGAAATAAAAAATTTAGTTATTGCCCTTGGCACAAATATTGACGACCAATTTGATATTACAAAATTACGCTACCACCGCATTATTATTATGACCGATGCTGACGTTGACGGAGCTCATATCAGAACGTTGTTGTTAACACTCTTCTTCCGTCACTTTAACGAATTAGTTCGTGATGGCTATTTATATATTGCCCAACCACCATTGTATCAAGTTAAGAAAGGCACAACTATAAAATATGCTTTCTCTGATAAAGAGAAATTGGCAATTATTAAAGAGTTAGGTGGAGCTGATGTTGAAATTATTGAAAATCCAGAAGAAGGTAGTGATGCCACTGATACTGAAGAAGAAGCAGAAGTTAAAAAAGTAAAAGGCGCGACGAGAATTAATATTCAACGCTATAAGGGTCTTGGAGAAATGAACCCATCCCAACTTTGGGAAACAACCATGGATCCACAGACTCGCTTAATGAAACAAGTTACGGTTGATGATGCGGCTGCGGCTTCTGAAACTTTTGAAATGTTAATGGGTGGTGATGTTGCTCCACGAAAACACTTTATTCAAACTCATGCTCAGAAGGTAGAAAATTTGGATATATAA
- a CDS encoding prepilin-type N-terminal cleavage/methylation domain-containing protein, producing MIITKMPNILKKKIKGFTLVEVLVSVAIIGILVSLSVIASTNVRLKTRDTKRLSDISSIVNALQAYYDSTKTYPTMIFPGQPIASNGITFLKAVPSNPMPRTDGGCVGSDYTYVTTTTGYKLTFCIGSNNGDYPKGIVICKNGNCLVQDDCGEDVTDRDGFSYRTIEIGGQCWMAQNLRTITKPDGTQLDTRVGHWCSVYPSPCPYPDPTYVASERYCMQTVNNCNPPYSEHAVYTWYAAMNVDPFDITMPLEKSQGLCPDGWHIPSHDEFTILERSLCDDAFCDTHFPYDLTTTGPRGDGEGIALQSEAGFDFGYYGGSFARSGVSCPINWPLPYCTGNSDDHFGSGGDIWTSTTSGSVGTSDFHKAWFRNINTSVPTQIVRNNNYSKFTKFSVRCIKN from the coding sequence ATGATAATTACTAAAATGCCAAACATATTAAAGAAAAAAATCAAAGGTTTTACCTTAGTGGAGGTTCTTGTTTCTGTAGCGATTATTGGGATTTTAGTTAGTCTCAGTGTTATTGCTTCAACTAATGTTCGCTTAAAAACAAGAGATACAAAACGTCTTTCTGATATTAGCTCAATCGTTAATGCTTTACAGGCATATTATGATTCTACAAAGACGTATCCGACAATGATTTTTCCAGGTCAGCCGATCGCTTCAAATGGCATTACCTTTTTAAAGGCTGTTCCTTCAAACCCTATGCCTCGGACAGATGGGGGTTGTGTTGGTTCAGATTATACCTATGTAACAACTACGACTGGGTATAAATTAACTTTCTGTATTGGTTCAAATAATGGTGACTATCCTAAAGGTATTGTAATTTGTAAAAATGGAAATTGTTTAGTGCAGGATGATTGTGGTGAAGATGTTACAGATAGGGATGGATTTTCTTATAGAACAATTGAGATTGGTGGGCAATGTTGGATGGCACAAAATTTAAGAACTATAACAAAGCCAGATGGCACGCAACTTGATACTAGAGTTGGTCACTGGTGTAGTGTCTATCCTTCTCCTTGCCCGTATCCCGACCCAACCTATGTCGCTTCTGAGCGATACTGTATGCAAACGGTCAATAATTGCAATCCTCCCTATAGTGAACATGCAGTTTATACCTGGTATGCGGCAATGAACGTTGACCCGTTTGATATAACAATGCCTCTCGAAAAATCTCAAGGTCTATGTCCTGATGGCTGGCATATTCCTTCGCACGATGAATTCACAATTCTAGAGCGTAGTCTTTGCGATGATGCTTTTTGTGATACTCATTTTCCTTATGATCTAACGACTACAGGTCCAAGAGGTGACGGAGAGGGAATCGCCTTACAAAGTGAAGCTGGCTTTGATTTTGGATATTATGGTGGTTCCTTTGCTAGATCTGGAGTTAGCTGCCCAATTAATTGGCCACTACCATATTGCACAGGAAATTCAGATGATCATTTTGGGTCAGGTGGAGATATTTGGACATCAACAACTTCAGGATCAGTGGGTACCAGTGATTTTCATAAAGCTTGGTTTAGAAATATTAATACCTCTGTTCCTACGCAGATTGTAAGAAACAATAATTATTCAAAATTTACTAAATTTTCAGTTCGTTGTATTAAAAATTAA
- the metG gene encoding methionine--tRNA ligase has product MEHSPKKIFIGVAWPYVNGNIHFGHLAGYLIPADIFARFNRFIGNEVMMVSGSDCFGTPVTVEADKRQTTPQAIVSEYYPQHETLFNKLQLSFDLYTKTDNPVHKEVVQDLFITLLQKGLLFKNRSDQYFSETEKRFLPDRYVEGTCPHCGDSEARSDQCDNCGKVLAQGELINPISKLTKASVTMKETEHYFFDWPKLESFLNTYVSQYGPNWRPWIFNESKNWLENGLKPRAITRDLDWGVEIPADRIPKDQLIEGYEHKRIYVWFEAVIGYLSASIKLSRDNNSPDYWQEFWHNTEAKHYYFMGKDNLVFHTIFWPGQLHAYDEKLHLPDFPAVNQFLTLNNQAFSKSFGVTLDPNKILEDFDLDLIRIYLCLIMPENHDSDFSWDDFITKTNNLVIANLGNFLFRTIKLSEGLNFNSTKPDEKVVAEVAAAVTEAKDLLAGCNFKKYAERIMELSAFGNKYLSDTTPWIVKKTDENHYISIMHSSLLISLALGVLLTPVAPNSASKLFTMLSITVETWPEINTLEELVKNIITNNPEPLFKKIEVDPTDFNEKYK; this is encoded by the coding sequence ATGGAACATTCACCGAAAAAAATATTTATTGGTGTGGCCTGGCCATATGTTAACGGCAATATTCACTTTGGTCATTTAGCTGGTTATTTAATCCCGGCTGATATTTTTGCACGTTTTAACCGTTTTATTGGCAATGAAGTAATGATGGTTTCTGGGTCTGACTGCTTTGGAACTCCTGTAACAGTTGAAGCCGACAAAAGACAAACAACCCCACAAGCAATTGTTAGTGAATATTATCCTCAGCATGAGACTTTATTTAATAAACTCCAGCTGAGCTTTGATCTTTATACCAAGACTGATAATCCGGTTCATAAAGAAGTTGTCCAAGATTTATTTATTACCCTATTACAAAAAGGATTACTCTTTAAAAATCGTTCTGATCAATATTTTTCAGAAACAGAAAAACGTTTTTTACCCGATCGCTATGTTGAAGGAACTTGTCCTCATTGTGGTGACTCTGAAGCCAGAAGTGATCAATGTGATAATTGTGGCAAAGTATTAGCTCAAGGTGAATTAATTAATCCAATTAGTAAACTTACCAAAGCTTCAGTCACAATGAAAGAAACCGAACACTATTTTTTTGATTGGCCAAAACTTGAATCTTTTCTTAATACCTATGTTTCTCAGTATGGTCCAAACTGGCGTCCATGGATTTTTAATGAATCAAAAAATTGGCTGGAGAATGGCTTGAAACCTCGAGCCATTACCCGTGACCTTGACTGGGGGGTTGAAATCCCCGCTGACCGAATTCCGAAAGACCAACTAATTGAAGGCTATGAACATAAACGAATCTATGTTTGGTTTGAGGCCGTAATTGGTTATCTCTCAGCTTCAATAAAACTTTCTCGAGATAATAATAGTCCAGACTACTGGCAAGAATTTTGGCATAACACTGAAGCAAAGCACTATTATTTTATGGGCAAAGATAATTTAGTTTTCCATACAATTTTTTGGCCAGGTCAACTTCATGCTTATGATGAAAAACTTCATCTTCCAGATTTTCCAGCCGTTAATCAATTTTTAACTTTAAATAATCAAGCTTTTTCCAAGAGCTTTGGCGTAACACTTGATCCAAATAAAATTCTAGAAGATTTTGACCTTGATCTTATTAGAATATATCTTTGTTTAATTATGCCAGAAAACCATGACAGTGATTTTTCTTGGGATGATTTTATTACCAAGACCAATAATTTAGTTATTGCCAATCTTGGAAACTTTTTATTTAGAACAATTAAGCTTTCTGAAGGTCTTAATTTTAATTCTACAAAACCTGATGAAAAAGTTGTTGCTGAAGTGGCCGCAGCTGTTACGGAAGCAAAAGATTTATTAGCTGGATGTAACTTTAAAAAATACGCTGAGCGAATAATGGAGCTATCTGCTTTTGGTAATAAATATTTATCTGATACCACACCATGGATTGTCAAAAAAACTGACGAAAATCATTATATTTCTATTATGCATAGTTCTTTATTAATTAGCCTAGCATTAGGGGTATTGTTGACTCCAGTAGCCCCAAACTCTGCATCAAAACTATTTACTATGCTTTCTATAACAGTTGAAACGTGGCCTGAAATTAATACTCTAGAAGAATTGGTAAAGAACATCATTACCAACAACCCCGAACCTTTATTTAAAAAAATTGAAGTCGATCCAACTGACTTTAATGAGAAGTATAAATAG
- a CDS encoding histidine phosphatase family protein, with protein sequence MKLIFLRHGQTNYNVKALCNSKPNPKVRLTALGRKQAEVAAQLLKKEKIDIIIISELLRTKQTARIVNRFYHKPIIEDGRLNDRSTGFENKSVSYFYEWREKQKNPWTATPRGGESYADLKKRLASFLKDIQKESYKTVLVVSHLPVLAAAYAYFKGFSDEKTGLWTEKEIPNCKIMKFNTPVNRRK encoded by the coding sequence ATGAAGCTTATCTTCCTCCGTCATGGACAAACAAACTATAATGTGAAAGCTTTATGCAATAGCAAGCCGAACCCGAAGGTTCGGCTGACTGCTTTAGGTCGTAAGCAAGCTGAAGTAGCTGCTCAACTATTAAAAAAAGAAAAAATTGATATTATTATTATTTCAGAACTGCTTCGGACTAAACAAACAGCACGTATTGTTAATCGTTTTTATCATAAACCGATTATTGAGGATGGTCGCTTAAATGACCGTAGTACCGGCTTTGAGAATAAATCAGTTAGTTACTTTTATGAGTGGCGAGAAAAACAAAAAAACCCTTGGACTGCAACGCCTCGTGGAGGTGAGTCGTATGCTGATTTAAAAAAACGGCTGGCTAGCTTTCTTAAAGATATACAGAAAGAGTCCTATAAAACTGTTTTGGTTGTTTCTCATTTGCCAGTCTTAGCTGCTGCTTATGCCTATTTTAAAGGTTTTTCAGACGAAAAAACCGGTCTTTGGACAGAGAAAGAAATACCAAATTGTAAGATTATGAAGTTTAATACTCCTGTTAATAGAAGAAAATAA
- a CDS encoding prohibitin family protein: MENYKKFFKWATIVIAVFVIFSIINPFVLIGAGKRGIVMNFGAVQDSILGEGIHFRIPIVQKVAKMDIQTQKLEVKALAYSKDIQTVESQLALNYHLKADEVNKLWQEVGDDYESRLIDPSIQESVKAATARFTAQELIEQRARVKDEIKTELFNRLGKYFVVDEFSIIDFSFSDEYEKAVEAKQVAQQSALKAENDLQRIKTEAEQRIAQAKAEAEAIKVQSEAANNDKYINLKALEVQKAAVEKWNGVLPSQMIPNASLPFINLNK, translated from the coding sequence ATGGAAAACTATAAAAAGTTTTTTAAGTGGGCGACAATTGTAATTGCAGTTTTTGTTATTTTTTCAATAATCAATCCTTTTGTTTTAATCGGGGCTGGTAAACGAGGAATTGTTATGAATTTTGGTGCGGTTCAGGATTCAATACTTGGTGAGGGTATTCATTTCAGGATACCAATTGTTCAAAAAGTCGCAAAAATGGATATTCAAACTCAAAAATTAGAAGTGAAGGCCTTAGCCTACTCTAAAGATATTCAAACCGTTGAGAGTCAATTAGCCTTAAATTATCATTTAAAAGCTGATGAAGTTAATAAACTCTGGCAAGAAGTTGGTGACGACTATGAATCTCGTTTAATTGATCCATCAATCCAAGAGAGCGTTAAAGCAGCCACAGCCAGGTTCACGGCTCAAGAGTTAATTGAACAGCGGGCACGAGTAAAAGATGAAATCAAGACAGAATTATTTAATCGCTTAGGAAAATATTTTGTAGTTGATGAGTTTTCAATCATTGATTTTTCATTTAGTGATGAGTATGAAAAAGCGGTTGAAGCTAAACAAGTCGCCCAACAATCAGCATTAAAAGCCGAGAATGATTTGCAAAGAATTAAAACTGAAGCTGAACAACGAATTGCTCAAGCAAAAGCCGAAGCCGAAGCTATCAAAGTTCAATCTGAAGCTGCTAATAATGATAAGTATATAAACTTAAAAGCTCTGGAAGTTCAAAAAGCTGCGGTGGAAAAATGGAACGGAGTTTTGCCAAGTCAGATGATTCCAAATGCCTCTTTGCCTTTCATTAATTTGAATAAATAG